Within Lolium rigidum isolate FL_2022 chromosome 5, APGP_CSIRO_Lrig_0.1, whole genome shotgun sequence, the genomic segment AAGGTATTTACATTTATGGGAAAGTATAAGGATGCCCATACAAAATTTGCATGGGATGTATGCAAATGGCCTTAAGTTATATAACCGGACATATATATTCTGCCATATATTATTACCATATATACTGTTAGTCAACATAGGGTCATCATGTACTAATGGCATTCCTTACTTGCCAATTTCCCCTGTGTATGAAAACTTCTAAGACCTATTCTCTCATACAAGTCTGATATTCTACTCTCTTTGCTACACTACTGGTCTTAAATGTAACCTTTTTAGATCTCTCCATTTAGCCGCCAGAAGGGATCACTCTCATTTCCATGGGATAAACAGAGATCTCCGAATGAAAAACCCAGATGTGAAGTAAATAACTGGAAGGTGCTTACTGACGCTGCTTGGAGGATTGGGTCAAAGGGACTAGAAAGTACATTCTTGAAGGTATTTGCAACAATTGTTTATTTTTTTCTTCTCTCCTTGTGATCCTTCAGTTGTTTGGCTAATTTCAATTATTTCTTTCTTATGGAAGGGTGGGAGTGCATTGACAGTGAAAACAATCTATGAATCGGTACGACATATAGTCTATTGTTAACAGATCTAATTCAATTACTTCTCACAGCATCGTTGTTTATTGATGTTACTTACCATTATGGTAGTTAGCCAAGAGACTGTCTGGAAAGCTGCTGATGGAGACAGCTAATTATGAGATAAAGAAAGAACTTGTTAAGCAGGTATACCTATTTTAATTGATTCTGTTTGATTCGGTGCTCCTgaattttatgtgttcatcaacAGAGCAATAGAAATAAACTCATATCTGTGTTTCCCCTAGTATAAGCTCTTTTTTTTCTTTAGCCATCTGCAAAATGTATTGGAAAATTAAGCTTGACATTTTAGACTAATCGTATTTTTTTAGACTAATCGTATTTTTTTAGACTAATCGTATTTGCATGTTGCCAGCAATATTCATAACTGTCGTGTATTCTCGAAATATTCACAACTCAGCTCAAAAAAAAATTCACAACTGTGGTAATTGAATATTCTCCAGAAGTAATGAAAACTGCAATTCCCAGGGTGGCCGATTAGCTGCTGTTAACCTTGAATCTAGAGTTGGCTTGCTTGCAGCTGAACAGGTAATACTGTATTTTCCTAGCATCTACTTCCACACATTACTGCTATTGTACCCATGTTTTTGTTAAAGATAGGACATTTATATGTCAAGATTGAATAATCCTCTTACTGTATGCAGGGTTTGGCTCGTGCAGCTTCTAGATATGTTGGTCTTAGGAGTTTCATGACTTTACTTGGACCAATGTATGTTTATCCTAATACTTCAATAGTATATTTTCATGAATCTTTCCTGGCTTTCAATATCTATCTTACACCATGATTTAATCAAATTTAGATTGCCCTCTGCGCATGGAATATTTGTGTTGTTCTGTGGAATTTAGAGTCTAACTCTTTATGCACTTAACTTTTACACAGAATGTGGGGCACACTCTTGGCTGATATTGTGATTCAGATGCTCGGGACCGATTATGCTAGGATCGTGCAGGCAATCTATGCGTTTGCTCAGGTGAGCTTCATTTTATCTCATTATTTGGTCTCAGTAGCTGCATTACTTTATATGTCGCCTTCCCTGCAGATTCGGCTCACTCGGTCGTGTTACATGGAGTCTCGTGAAGAATGACAAGAGAACATCATTGGACAAGCCCAAGTGAGCTTCTGACATTGTGCATCATTACTGCTCCATAGTGTACATTATTGATCATGCAGATCAAAATCTGGTGCAGTAGTTCACGTTAACCCCTGCAG encodes:
- the LOC124655428 gene encoding uncharacterized protein LOC124655428, with the protein product MFCTCTIVLHRGRRPSYRNVLLQVRKELGVQCSSKLCTADLEAEIFLHLLDEYSSRQKGSLSFPWDKQRSPNEKPRCEVNNWKVLTDAAWRIGSKGLESTFLKGGSALTVKTIYESLAKRLSGKLLMETANYEIKKELVKQGGRLAAVNLESRVGLLAAEQGLARAASRYVGLRSFMTLLGPIMWGTLLADIVIQMLGTDYARIVQAIYAFAQIRLTRSCYMESREE